Below is a genomic region from Nocardioides panacis.
TGGCTCGCGCTGGTCCTGTTCACGGTCTCGACGCTGCGGCACCACCAGCAGCGGCTGCGGGTGCGCCCCGAGGAGCAGGTCCCCGCCTGACGCCGCCTGACGCTGCCCGGCGGCAGCGAGCTGCAGGATGGGCCCATGGCGATCCTCCACCTGCGCGCAGCCGGCATGAGCCTGGTCCTGGACGGCAGCGGCGACGGGCTGCCCCGGGTGCTGCACTGGGGCGCCGACGTCGGCGCGCTCGACCAGCCGCAGCTCGAGGCGCTGGCCCTGGCCCACCGGGCGCAGCAGGCGTCCAACACCCTCGACGACGCGGTGCCGCTGGCCCTGCTCCCCGAGCACGCGGCCGGCTGGCTGGGCACCCCCGGGCTGTCGGTGCACCGCGACGGGGCGTACGTCGACCCGCGGCTCGCGGTCACCTCGACCGACCTCGACGGCCGCCGGCTCGTCGTGCGCGCGTCGGACGGCGCGACCGGCACCTCGCTGCTGCTGGAGCTGGAGCTGACCGCCGGCGGCCTGGTGCGGCAGCGGGCGACCGTCACCAACGACGACCCCGCCCCGCTCGTCGTCGACGGCCTGACCCTCGCGCTGCCGGTGCCGGGCCGCGCCCGCGAGCTCCTCGACCTGACCGGGCGGCACCTGCGCGAGCGCAGCCCGCAACGGCACGCGTTCACCCTCGGCACCCACCTGCGCGAGGGCCGCCGCGGTCGCACCGGCACCGACGCCACGCTGCTGATGGCCGCCGGGGAGCCGGGCTTCGGCTTCCGCGGCGGCGAGGTCTGGGCCGTGCACGTCGCCTGGAGCGGGCACCACCGGACGCTCGCCGAGGCCACCCCCGCGGGCGTCCGGCTGCTCGCGGGCGGGGAGCTGCTGCTGCCCGGCGAGGTCCGGCTGGCTGCCGGGGCGTCGTACACCTCGCCGTGGCTCTACGGCTCCTACGGGGTCGGCCTCGACGCGATGTCCGCGCGGTTCCACGCGTTCCTGCGCGACCGGCCGCACCACCCGCACGGCCCGCGGCCGGTCACCATGAACACCTGGGAGGCGGTGTACTTCGACCAGGACCTCGACCGGCTCACCGCCCTCGCGGACGCCGCGGCGGAGGTCGGCGCCGAGCGGTTCGTGCTCGACGACGGCTGGTTCCGCGGGCGCCGCGACGACCGGGCCGGCCTCGGCGACTGGTTACGTCGACCCGGAGGTGTGGCCGGACGGGCTGCACCCGCTCGTGGACCACGTGCGGGCGCGCGGCATGCAGTTCGGGCTGTGGGTCGAGCCGGAGATGGTCAACCCCGACTCGGACCTCGCCCGGGACCACCCGGACTGGCTGCTCGCGGGACCGGACCTGCTCGGCCCGGCGCACCGGCAGACGCACGCGGTCTACCGGCTGATGGCCGAGCTGCGCGCTGCGCATCCCGGCCTGGAGATCGAGTCGTGCTCCTCGGGCGGCGGCCGGGTCGACCTCGGGGTCCTCGAGCACACCGACCGGGTCTGGGCGTCGGACTGCATCGACCCGCTCGAGCGCCAGCAGGTCCAGCGCTGGACCGGGCTGCTGCTGCCACCGGAGCTGATCGGCTCGCACGTCGGGGCGCCGACCTCGCACACCACCGGGCGCACGCACACCCTGGACTTCCGGGCCGGCACCGCGTTCTTCGGCCACCTCGGCATCGAGTGGGACCTGGCGGCGGCGGGTCCCGAGGAGCGCGCCCGGCTCCGCGCCTGGGTCGCGGCCCACCGGTCGCTGCGGGACCTGCTGCACACCGGGACGGTCGTGCACGCGGACCACGACGACCCGGCCCTGTGGGTGCACGGCGTGGTCGCCCCGGACCGCGGCCGGGCGGTGTACGCCCTCGTGCAGACCGCCACCAGCGTGCAGGCGCCGGCCGGCGTCGTACGCCTGCCGGGGCTCGACCCGGACGCGACGTACCGGCTCGCGCCGCTGGCTCCCGGCGACCGGGTCGAGGGGCCGGCCACCTCGCCGCTGCCCTGGTGGCCGACCGGTGTCGAGCTGCCCGGCCGGGTGCTGGGGTCCGCGGGCGTGCAGGCGCCGACGCTGCACCCCGAGCGGCTGGTCCTGGTCCAGGCGACGAGAACGCCCGCGTGACCTGACCCGCTCCGCGTCGTTGAGGCAGGTGTCGACCCGGGCACCAGCTCCGGGCCCTCCTCGAAGGAGCACCTGCCATGCGGAGAACCCGCACGACCCAGGTACTGGCCGCCGCGACTGCTGCCGCCGCCATCGCCGGTCTGTCCCTCTCGTCCACCGCCGCCGCCGTGACCGCGCTGCCCGGCTCCCCCGCCCCGGTCGCGACCGGGGACAGCCGCGTCGGCGCGCTGGTGCGGCCGACCGCGGCGCAGGCCGACGCGGTCGCCGCCGTCATCAAGGCCAGCCCCGGCGCCCGCGCCACCTGGGACGCCCGCTTCGGCACGCCGCGCACCCTGACCCCCGCCCTCGGCCGGACGCTGTCCGGTCCCCGCGCCGGCAGCGCCGTCGACGTCGCCAAGGGGTGGCTGGCGGCCAACCGGGCGATGCTCGGCCTCTCGGCGGCCGACGTCGACGCGCTGCAGCTGCGGCGCGACCACGTGCTCCCGGACACCGGCACCCACGTCGTCCAGCTCATCCAGACCTTCGACGGGATCGCCGCGGCCCGCGGCGGCTCGCTCGGCCTCGCGGTCCGCAAGGACGGCTCGGTGCTGTCCTACACCGGCGAGACGGTCCGCTCCGGTTCCCTCGGCGGCTCCTTCAAGCTGTCCTCGTCCGACGCGCTCCAGGGCGTGGCCGCCCGGCTCGCGGGCGCCCTGGCCTTCGCCCCGTCCCGGACCGGCAGCAAGGCCGGGTACGACGTGTTCGCGAAGGGCCCGTTCGCCGCCTCCTCCTACGTCAAGAAGGTGGCCTTCCCGACCGTGGACGGGGCCCGCGCGGCGTACTCCGTGCTGTTCGTCGAGCACCTCGACGAGGGCTACCAGGTCGTCGTGGACGCGGAGACCGGCAAGCAGCTCTACTCCGCCAGCCTGGTCCAGCACGAGTCCGGCGGCACGATCTACGACAACTACCCCGGCGCCCCGGCCGGCGGACAGCCGCGGCACGTGTCCTTCGGCGCCAACGACGCCTCCCCCGGCGGGTACGTCGACCCGACCGGCCTCACCGGGCTCGGCATCACGACGTTCGGCAACAACGCCAACGCGCACGCGAACTGGTCGAACTTCGAGGTCCCGGCGGACCAGGGCCCGCGCCCGGTCAGCCCGACGGGCCAGTTCGACTACGCGTTCGCCGACCACTGGGGCAGCTCGAAGTGCGACCCGACCTCCTACCCGCAGGACCAGGACGCGGCGAGCACCAACCTCTTCTACCAGCACAACCGGATCCACGACGAGTACTACCGGCTCGGGTTCACCGATTCCGGCGGCAACTTCCAGCTGACCAACAAGGACCCGGACCCCACCACCGGCGGCAACCCCGGTGACCCGATCCAGGGCCTTGTCCAGGCCGGCGCGGTGTCGGGCGGCTCCCCGACGTACACCGGCCGCGACAACGCCTACATGCTCACGCTGCCCGACGGCATCCCGCCGTGGAGCGGGATGTTCCTGTGGGAGCCCATCGACGACGCGTTCGAGGGCCCCTGCGCCGACGGCGACTTCGACGCCGGCGTGATCCAGCACGAGTACTCCCACGGCCTCTCGAACCGCTACGTCGGCACCGAGGACGGCTCGCTGGGCACCCACCAGTCCGGCTCGATGGGTGAGGGCTGGGGCGACTGGTACGCCCTGGACCACCTGCACCGCAACGGCTTCCAGAAGGACTCGGTGCTCGGCGGGTTCGTGACCGGCAACAAGACCCGCGGCATCCGCAACTGGGCCTACGACCAGAACCCGACCACCTTCGGTGACATCGGCTACGACCTGGTCGGCCCCGAGGTGCACGCCGACGGCGAGATCTGGACCGCGACGCTGTGGCAGGTGCGCAAGGCGCTGGTCGCGAGGTACGGCGAGACCGCCGGATCCGACATCGCCGAGCACGTCGTCACCGACGCGATGCCGCTGTCCCCGAACAACCCGTCGATGCTCGACGAGCGCACCGCGATCATGACCGCGCTCGACGACCGCTACCACGCCCGGTCCGACTTCGACGCGCTCGTCGACATCGTCTACTCGGCGTTCGCCCAGCGCGGCATGGGCCTCTCGGCGCACGACGCGGTCACCGAGGCCGACCCGACCGGCGGCAACGACACCGAGGGCGTGCCCGGCTTCGACAACCGCAACCCCGCCCTGAACGGCACCATCACCGGCACCGTGCTCAACGCCTCGACGGGCAAGCCGGTCGAGGGTGCGCGGATCATGCTGGGTCGCTTCGAGGCGCGCAGCACCCCGGTCGCCACGACCGGCCCCACCGGCGCGTTCCGGATCACGGCCACCCAGGCGACGTACCCGCTCACCGTGCAGTCGCGGGGGTTCGGCTCCCGGACGTTCGACGGCGTCGCGGTGACCAAGGGCCGGACCACCACGAGGAACCTCGTCCTCGCACCGAACCTGGCGTCGAAGACGTTCGGTGCGGTCTCGGTCTCCGGTGACGCCGGCGCGGCGATGGACGACACCGAGGCCAGCTCGTGGAAGACCACCAAGGGCGGCAAGGCGGTCATCAAGCTGGCCAAGGAGTCCGTGGTCGACACCGTGCAGGTCAGCGCCTACACCAGCAGCCGGTTCGAGGGCCTGAAGAGCTTCACCCTGCAGACCAGCACGGACGGGGTGAACTGGAAGACCCAGAACGTGGGCGGCACCGACGCGTTCGGCTACCAGGCCCCGCGCCCGGTGGTCCCGGACCTGCACTACAAGACGTTCACGCTGCCGACCCCGACCAAGGCGGGCTTCATCCGCTTCTGGGCCGACGCGCCGCAGGGCAACACCAAGACCAACGTCCAGGTCGGCGACATCCAGGTGTTCAGCGCCTCGGCCTCCGGCCTCACCCCGCCGCCCCCGCCGCCGCTCGACGCGCCGGTGACCGAGAAGTTCACGATCGCCGCGGGCAACCCGGCCAACGTGGTCTCCCCGGGCGTGGTCGGCACCGAGCTGGAGAACACCTGCACCGTGCCGCCGGCCAGCCAGGACAGCGACGGCCACGTCACCGTGCTGTCGGGCGAGGCGAACGACGGCCAGCACGCGTTCAGCCTGGCGGCCGGGCCGACCGCGGTCGACGCGGACGTCTACCTCTACGACGCGGACTGCGCGCAGATCGGCTCGTTTGCCACCGAGTCGGCCGAGGAGTCCGGCATCATCCCGTCGGGCACGGCGTACGTCCTCACCTCGTTGTACGCCGGAGCGGCAGCCGACATGACGCTGACGATCACCGACACCAAGTAGGCCCGGCGGCCCTCGCTGGGCCGCCCACGAGCCGGAAGGCCCCGTCCCACCCCTCGTGGACGGGGCCTTCCTCGCGCTCCGAGCCCGTGGGATCGGAGAGTCACGACCGCACCACTGTGACTCGGGACCCGTCGTGGGATCAGGGCCGAAGGTCCCGATCCGGTCGTACCGGGCGGACGGGCCCGGCGTGCCTAGGCTGGCGGCGTGACCGTCCCCGGCATCGAGCCCGTCTCCCCCGTCGCCCCACCGGTGCGCGGCCCGGTGATGATGAACCAGCACTGGCGCGACCTGACCTTCCTGCACTGGGCGGTCGAGCCGTGGCGCGTGCAGGCGTACCTGCCGCGGGGCGTGCGCCCCGACACCTACGAGGGCGTGACCTACGTCGGGCTGGTGCCGTTCCGGATGGTCGACGCCGGCGTGGCGCGCGGACCGGGCGTGCCCTGGGCCGGCACGTTCCTGGAGACGAACGTCCGGTTGTACTCCGTGGACGACACCGGTCGGCGCGGCATCGTGTTCCTCAGCCTGGACACGGACCGCGCGGTCGTGGTGGCCGGCGCGCAGGCGGTGTTCGGCCTGCCCTACCGCTGGGCCCGGATGCGGTACGACGTCCGCGGCGACGTGCGCACCTACGACGCCCGCCTGCGCCGCCGCAGCTCGCGCCCGACCAGCCACGTCTCGGTGCGGGTCGGCGGCCCGCGGGCCGCGACCCCGCTCGACGAGTTCCTCAGCGCCCGGTGGGGCCTGCACGTCAGCCGGTGGGGGCGGACCTTCTACGTCCCGAACGCCCACGGCCCCTGGCCGC
It encodes:
- a CDS encoding alpha-galactosidase; the protein is MWPDGLHPLVDHVRARGMQFGLWVEPEMVNPDSDLARDHPDWLLAGPDLLGPAHRQTHAVYRLMAELRAAHPGLEIESCSSGGGRVDLGVLEHTDRVWASDCIDPLERQQVQRWTGLLLPPELIGSHVGAPTSHTTGRTHTLDFRAGTAFFGHLGIEWDLAAAGPEERARLRAWVAAHRSLRDLLHTGTVVHADHDDPALWVHGVVAPDRGRAVYALVQTATSVQAPAGVVRLPGLDPDATYRLAPLAPGDRVEGPATSPLPWWPTGVELPGRVLGSAGVQAPTLHPERLVLVQATRTPA
- a CDS encoding M36 family metallopeptidase, with amino-acid sequence MRRTRTTQVLAAATAAAAIAGLSLSSTAAAVTALPGSPAPVATGDSRVGALVRPTAAQADAVAAVIKASPGARATWDARFGTPRTLTPALGRTLSGPRAGSAVDVAKGWLAANRAMLGLSAADVDALQLRRDHVLPDTGTHVVQLIQTFDGIAAARGGSLGLAVRKDGSVLSYTGETVRSGSLGGSFKLSSSDALQGVAARLAGALAFAPSRTGSKAGYDVFAKGPFAASSYVKKVAFPTVDGARAAYSVLFVEHLDEGYQVVVDAETGKQLYSASLVQHESGGTIYDNYPGAPAGGQPRHVSFGANDASPGGYVDPTGLTGLGITTFGNNANAHANWSNFEVPADQGPRPVSPTGQFDYAFADHWGSSKCDPTSYPQDQDAASTNLFYQHNRIHDEYYRLGFTDSGGNFQLTNKDPDPTTGGNPGDPIQGLVQAGAVSGGSPTYTGRDNAYMLTLPDGIPPWSGMFLWEPIDDAFEGPCADGDFDAGVIQHEYSHGLSNRYVGTEDGSLGTHQSGSMGEGWGDWYALDHLHRNGFQKDSVLGGFVTGNKTRGIRNWAYDQNPTTFGDIGYDLVGPEVHADGEIWTATLWQVRKALVARYGETAGSDIAEHVVTDAMPLSPNNPSMLDERTAIMTALDDRYHARSDFDALVDIVYSAFAQRGMGLSAHDAVTEADPTGGNDTEGVPGFDNRNPALNGTITGTVLNASTGKPVEGARIMLGRFEARSTPVATTGPTGAFRITATQATYPLTVQSRGFGSRTFDGVAVTKGRTTTRNLVLAPNLASKTFGAVSVSGDAGAAMDDTEASSWKTTKGGKAVIKLAKESVVDTVQVSAYTSSRFEGLKSFTLQTSTDGVNWKTQNVGGTDAFGYQAPRPVVPDLHYKTFTLPTPTKAGFIRFWADAPQGNTKTNVQVGDIQVFSASASGLTPPPPPPLDAPVTEKFTIAAGNPANVVSPGVVGTELENTCTVPPASQDSDGHVTVLSGEANDGQHAFSLAAGPTAVDADVYLYDADCAQIGSFATESAEESGIIPSGTAYVLTSLYAGAAADMTLTITDTK
- a CDS encoding YqjF family protein, which codes for MTVPGIEPVSPVAPPVRGPVMMNQHWRDLTFLHWAVEPWRVQAYLPRGVRPDTYEGVTYVGLVPFRMVDAGVARGPGVPWAGTFLETNVRLYSVDDTGRRGIVFLSLDTDRAVVVAGAQAVFGLPYRWARMRYDVRGDVRTYDARLRRRSSRPTSHVSVRVGGPRAATPLDEFLSARWGLHVSRWGRTFYVPNAHGPWPLRDAELLALDDQLTASVGLGELADHAPDHVAFSDGVHTEFGLPTLADRPRRT